The following are encoded together in the Daphnia magna isolate NIES linkage group LG8, ASM2063170v1.1, whole genome shotgun sequence genome:
- the LOC116928770 gene encoding protein tramtrack, alpha isoform, producing the protein MDTDDEFCLKWNNHHSTFLSVLHSLLKKEILVDVTLAAEGHFIEAHKLVLSTCSEYFQDALQLHDNKHAYIFLNNVVFDDLKALVDYMYRGEVNVSQEQLPRFLATAEALKIKGLSDKSEPLVENLEQHTPVQVKTKRNHGKSGKIASRQMTASSSVARQTHLSSQQKSSHSIISQTLTGRSPRNLRASSDLISEAEVTPEVNFVSVNAHGEEIDLEQNEEDGLGTLGKVWSMNEGNNEDNWENNTGTLDDGTHEEGKRYATQSESDNCEYRQFAEPSNENSSLTGDLPLMPSSSAQGNWASSSAVRTNYSRGIRGKSSKNSRAGGEDSWPISVAKNKQLGKSRRFAPTAFPTSNTSGTDECITCPNCGRGYSQKGSLNRHIKFECGIIPKFPCQLCPMRFRRAYKLTEHHNRVHVNDAAKSKTSDNSVV; encoded by the exons ATGGACACTGATGACGAATTCTGCTTGAAATGGAACAATCATCATAGTACTTTCTTGTCTGTACTTCATAGTCtgttgaagaaagaaattttggTTGATGTAACTTTGGCTGCTGAAGGTCATTTCATTGAAGCACATAAACTAGTTCTTAGTACTTGTTCTGAGTATTTTCAG GATGCCTTACAACTTCATGATAACAAGCATGCCTACATATTCTTGAACAATGTTGTCTTTGATGATCTTAAAGCGTTGGTAGATTACATGTACAGAGGTGAAGTAAATGTATCTCAGGAACAGCTTCCTCGATTTCTTGCTACTGCTGAAGCTCTAAAAATTAAAG GATTGTCAGATAAGAGTGAGCCCCTTGTAGAGAATCTGGAGCAACATACACCTGTTcaggtgaaaacaaaaaggaatcATGGGAAAAGTGGTAAAATTGCCAGTCGCCAAATGACTGCATCCTCATCAGTTGCCAGGCAAACACATTTGTCATCGCAACAAAAATCTAGTCATTCGATTATATCACAAACACTAACCGGTCGATCTCCAAGAAATTTGCGAGCTTCTTCTGATTTAATTTCCGAGGCTGAAGTGACTCCGGAGGTTAACTTCGTCTCCGTCAATGCCCATGGTGAAGAAATTGATCTTGAACAGAACGAAGAAGATGGACTAGGAACTCTGGGTAAAGTTTGGTCCATGAATGAG GGAAATAATGAAGATAATTGGGAAAATAATACGGGTACCTTAGATGATGGTACACACGAAGAAGGAAAACGGTATGCTACCCAGTCAGAATCGGACAACTGTGAGTACCGCCAGTTCGCTGAACcttcaaacgaaaattcttCTCTCACCGGAGATTTGCCACTCATGCCCTCATCGTCAGCTCAAGGAAATTGGGCCTCGTCGTCGGCTGTTAGAACAAACTACTCGCGTGGCATCAGAG GGAAATCAAGCAAGAACAGCAGGGCTGGTGGAGAAGACAGTTGGCCAATATCGGTGgcgaaaaacaaacagttgGGCAAATCCAGGCGTTTCGCGCCAACCGCTTTTCCCACAAGCAACACCAGCGGTACGGACGAATGTATAACGTGTCCAAACTGCGGGCGTGGTTACTCGCAGAAAGGTTCACTCAACAGACATATCAA GTTTGAATGTGGTATAATTCCCAAATTTCCGTGCCAACTTTGCCCGATGCGCTTCCGGCGTGCTTACAAACTCACCGAGCACCACAATCGCGTCCACGTCAATGATGCTGCGAAATCGAAAACGTCGGATAATTCGGTTGTTTAA
- the LOC116928771 gene encoding opsin-5: MPIDLAEHRENTSHFPSGDLPDKFQSIFDPWGDYVFAIVMIVIGIASLLGNGLAVHVFRRKGTDINVPEVLLLNIAVVDLFLGIASYPATIVAAFSHRWLFGQTGCTLYAFTCYFFGLATILSLTALALFRFIKTCFPQRAQWITVPRTRLVIFLIYVYSMCWAMMPFFGLGGYDVEPFGISCTLAWTHTNQNDKNYILAASIFCVFLPSAVIIVSHLAILFKIRQASQMFSSKSAGKQSSKAEIQFIRVSFGVCFGFLIAWLPYACISLWSAYGDVSAIPLWITPIPVLLAKSSIAYNPIIYVLLTRRYRVDFAKALRDLLHFSVDKSNRNMTKTEPTDQIEMGSLANGDINTRDESTVTAAEILVGAGNNIERNSMEEVVRV, encoded by the exons ATGCCGATTGATTTGGCTGAACATCGCGAGAACACCAGTCATTTCCCTTCTGGTGACTTACCGGACAAATTCCAGTCGATCTTTGATCCTTGGGGTGACTACGTCTTCGCAATCGTCATGATTGTTATTG GTATTGCATCGCTATTGGGCAACGGATTGGCCGTTCACGTCTTCCGCCGCAAAGGCACCGACATCAATGTGCCCGAAGTCCTGCTACTCAACATTGCAGTCGTCGACCTCTTTCTCGGTATAGCATCTTATCCGGCTACCATAGTGGCAGCCTTCTCGCATCGATGGCTGTTTGGACAAACAG GGTGTACTTTGTACGCATTCACGTGCTACTTTTTCGGCTTGGCCACCATATTGTCACTGACTGCGCTGGCTCTCTTCCGCTTTATCAAGACATGCTTCCCTCAGCGAG CCCAGTGGATAACCGTCCCGAGAACTCGACTAGTCATCTTCCTTATTTACGTCTATAGCATGTGCTGGGCAATGATGCCTTTCTTCGGTTTGGGAGGCTACGATGTCGAACCGTTTGGTATCTCCTGCACGCTGGCCTGGACTCATACGAATCAAA ACGACAAGAATTACATCTTGGCAGCCAGCATCTTCTGCGTGTTTCTACCTTCTGCCGTTATCATCGTCAGTCATTTGGCCATCTTGTTTAAAATTCGCCAAGCTAGCCAAATGTTTTCAAGCAAGTCGGCAGGCAAGCAGAGCAGCAAAGCGGAAATTCAATTTATCCGG GTCTCATTTGGCGTCTGTTTCGGTTTCCTTATTGCCTGGTTACCATATGCTTGCATCTCGCTCTGGTCCGCGTACGGTGACGTTTCTGCTATACCTCTATGGATAACACC GATTCCTGTTTTATTAGCCAAGTCGTCGATCGCTTATAACCCAATCATATACGTCCTGCTGACGCGCCGCTACAG GGTGGATTTTGCCAAAGCGTTGCGGGATCTGCTTCATTTCTCAGTCGACAAGAGTAATCGAAACATGACTAAAACGGAACCAACTGATCAG ATTGAAATGGGATCCCTTGCGAATGGCGATATAAATACGAGAGATGAATCAACTGTCACAGCAGCCGAGATTCTTGTCGGAGCCGGAAACAACATCGAAAGAAATAGTATGGAAGAAGTTGTCCGAGTTTAA
- the LOC116928761 gene encoding WASH complex subunit 2 isoform X2 — protein MVKIVSMEQIKESEDPNSWTPTCLRKCQSLSLASDVALLKCMQDLSQRMVSSANSLLKDLDSLNEDTTSACVEVEYCIQSLNLISTKQFMEKRVYDEEIPEKKEESTTQTQPAITSIDFVPKIKEAIREGLPAIKLQVENFEYAANGKSSQTLSRGSNNHYSNRSLPYLLGTEEFIDSPTVGVSEGHQFKCESTSNLQPPSHPSNSTLSSVPSSPSLKSNLQVPLPVENRPHSDSDVSSMSEAGGRTSVETKEVDETLKRPGLSNLQDELSARLKNSSGPIVRPSPEAYTTPCAKVPVNGESQRHEVKEVNPRGAVASPQPKTEIASSRDVIQPLKKKTLFDDSSSESDGELFRSNASKVAPSSTSALNPTASKASRVSIAPQPPMGKNNNAAALGRTSNLFGSSDSEDDLFSGAITSNVKSSKSILKSTGKIGTSVSDDEENIFLPKNTTTKNSQSAPSITVALPADKPQSLFDDVDVPDFVQTKPSLPVNAAVPTVNKPQEKLHVQQAKQLGFDQPKQKSLFADSDESDEDLFRNIVAVKNKVPALVVPPTTLSTSPLPDKIVTHSSRHQSTPIQNGDQKEEPSRPASGPDNSNEPVRVESHSKLKSKSSLLFDDDSDDEDLFKGVAVKKYSPPKTNAPVLQNVPKVSKDDSLKEVPVPKPSVHVAEVIGSLDDGDLFSSALPAQPPPLSGTRPVARKPEDPPDGSSVAIAKTTEKSIFPEKKQSIPKTAISSGDSTAKQVAVSSKLSEILPTNTSNDLFGGKSTPIIQPPQRQHIPILNAFEDPDDEDLFGISSSKQVPPPMPIKTSLKSEESENLIKTEELFDATLKQTQSFSRDPVISSKATEKIQTPESDISQSPETEVVPQTSANTVDKIPSRIASLKLSLAKQPNSMPFSNTGSTASTPNDEDGNTPSNAVVRKPFGATPLFGPRSPVKSLPPSPTKTEQKIMLRVEENENNRESEQNNDPLDCLNRQRPKAPSRRLPSRHFRRSKIQDDDDEFPQVEEAHQSPTETTSIPTVVNQVVSEPLSVSEQTKKPTAILVDEVPSQLKPAERSLFDDSDSSDGELFKIKTPANKLSKTEAPVKSGGLKSNAKINSSLLGSGSDDSIVFSSHQVGIPTPKTTTPSFLLVDSDDDDDLFATTPKRRVHPKPDLTTVVGASKAGPPVTDPLLNFQQ, from the exons ATGGTTAAAATCGTCTCAATGGAACAAATCAAGGAGAGCGAGGATCCCAATTCGTGGACTCCAACTTGTCTTAGAAAATGCCAATCATTATCGTTAGCGTCAGATGTTGCTTTATTGAAATGCATGCAGGATCTTTCACAG AGAATGGTGTCTAGTGCCAACAGTTTGCTGAAAGACTTGGATTCACTAAATGAGGACACTACTTCAGCATGTGTAGAAGTGGAATACTGCATTCAGAGTTTAAACTTAATATCTACCAAGCAGTTCATGGAGAAACGAGTGTATGATGAAGAAATCCCTGAGAAGAAAGAGGAATCCACTACCCAAACCCAACCTGCAATTACTTCGATAGATTTTGTACCAAAAATTAAAGAAGCCATCAGAGAAGGGCTTCCTGCTATAAAATTGCaagttgaaaattttgaatatGCAGCCAACGGAAAATCGTCTCAGACACTGAGCAGAGGCTCAAACAATCATTACTCCAACAGATCATTGCCTTACTTACTAGGAACAGAAGAGTTCATTGATAGCCCTACTGTTGGAGTTTCAGAAGGACATCAGTTCAAGTGTGAATCAACTTCAAACCTTCAGCCACCTAGCCATCCATCTAACAGCACTTTATCATCAGTACCATCATCCCCTTCTTTGAAGTCAAATTTGCAAGTGCCATTACCCGTTGAGAACAGACCACATTCTGATTCAGATGTTTCCTCTATGTCTGAAGCTGGTGGAAGAACGTCTGTTGAAACCAAAGAAGTAGACGAAACACTAAAGAGACCTGGGCTTAGTAATCTACAAGACGAACTTTCTGCACGATTGAAAAATTCAAGCGGTCCCATCGTGAGGCCTTCGCCAGAAGCATATACTACGCCTTGTGCAAAGGTTCCTGTCAATGGTGAATCTCAGCGTCATGAAGTGAAAGAAGTGAATCCGCGAGGTGCCGTAGCATCACCACAGCCAAAAACTGAAATCGCATCGTctagagatgtcattcaaccactcaaaaagaaaaccttaTTTGACGATAGTAGCAGCGAATCTGACGGTGAGCTTTTCCGGTCGAATGCATCTAAAGTAGCCCCTTCATCTACCAGTGCATTAAATCCAACAGCATCAAAGGCAAGTAGGGTATCAATTGCTCCTCAACCACCTATGGGCAAAAACAATAATGCAGCGGCTTTGGGGCGGACTAGTAACTTATTTGGATCGAGCGATAGCGAGGACGATCTTTTCAGCGGAGCGATTACATCGAACGTAAAGTCTTCAAAATCAATTCTAAAATCAACCGGAAAGATAGGGACGAGTGTTTCCGATGATGAAGAAAATATATTTCTGCCCAAAAACACAACGACGAAAAATTCTCAATCGGCACCTTCAATCACCGTCGCATTGCCTGCCGATAAACCGCAGTCCTTATTCGATGACGTAGACGTGCCtgattttgttcaaacaaaGCCCAGTCTGCCGGTAAATGCAGCTGTACCAACGGTAAACAAACCTCAAGAAAAATTACATGTTCAGCAAGCAAAACAATTAGGATTCGATCaacccaaacaaaaaagtCTTTTTGCAGACAGTGATGAAAGTGATGAAGATCTCTTTCGTAACATTGTGGCAGTCAAGAACAAGGTTCCGGCATTAGTTGTGCCGCCTACGACTTTGTCCACCTCTCCGCTACCAGATAAAATAGTCACACATTCAAGTCGGCATCAGTCTACTCCTATACAAAATGGTGATCAAAAGGAAGAACCAAGTAGGCCAGCATCTGGTCCCGACAATAGCAACGAACCGGTTCGTGTTGAATCACATTCCAAATTAAAGTCAAAATCATCGCTTTTATTTGATGATGACTCGGATGACGAAGATTTGTTCAAAGGAGTTGCAGTAAAGAAGTACTCCCCTCCGAAAACAAATGCTCCTGTTTTGCAGAATGTTCCGAAAGTGTCGAAAGATGATTCATTGAAAGAAGTTCCAGTACCAAAACCATCCGTTCATGTTGCCGAGGTGATTGGAAGCCTTGATGACGGCGACTTGTTTAGTTCTGCTCTGCCGGCCCAACCTCCTCCGTTGTCGGGTACTCGTCCCGTTGCTCGGAAACCTGAAGACCCACCAGACGGATCATCGGTTGCCATTGCCAAGACAACAGAGAAATCGATATTCCCGGAAAAGAAACAGTCGATTCCAAAGACAGCCATAAGCTCCGGTGATTCAACAGCTAAACAAGTAGCTGTTTCTTCAAAGTTATCAGAGATCTTACCGACCAACACTTCAAACGACCTGTTTGGTGGTAAAAGTACTCCTATAATACAACCGCCTCAGCGTCAACATATTCCGATATTGAATGCATTTGAAGATCCTGACGATGAAGATCTTTTTGGGATTTCAAGTTCCAAACAGGTGCCGCCACCTATGCCAATTAAAACCTCGTTGAAATCAGAAGAGAGTGAAAATCTAATAAAAACTGAAGAACTATTTGATGCTACCTTGAAACAAACGCAATCTTTTTCTCGTGATCCCGTAATATCTTCGAAAGCTACCGAGAAAATTCAAACTCCTGAAAGTGATATTAGTCAATCACCGGAGACGGAAGTGGTACCTCAGACCTCAGCCAACACTGTTGATAAGATACCAAGTCGAATAGCCTCGCTGAAGTTGTCTCTCGCTAAGCAACCCAATTCCATGCCATTTTCCAATACTGGCTCTACGGCCAGTACGCCTAATGATGAAGACGGAAACACACCATCGAATGCCGTTGTTCGGAAACCGTTCGGAGCGACGCCGCTTTTCGGTCCTCGCAGTCCCGTGAAAAGCCTTCCACCGAGTCCTACGAAAACGGAACAAAAGATAATGCTACGAGTtgaagagaatgaaaataatagGGAATCTGAACAAAACAATGATCCTCTTGATTGTCTCAATAGACAACGGCCAAAAGCTCCTTCTCGTCGCCTACCTTCACGCCATTTTCGGCGTTCTAAAATCCAGGACGACGACGATGAATTTCCCCAG GTGGAAGAAGCTCATCAGTCTCCCACGGAAACCACATCAATACCCACTGTTGTCAATCAGGTTGTTAGTGAGCCATTATCGGTATCGGAGCAAACTAAAAAGCCGACAGCTATTCTGGTTGATGAGGTGCCTTCACAGTTGAAACCTGCTGAACGATCACTTTTTGATGACTCTGATAGCTCCGATGGggaactttttaaaattaaaacaccAGCAAACAAGTTGTCCAAAACTGAAGCACCTGTGAAATCGGGAGGTTTAAAATCCAATGCAAAAATCAATTCCTCGTTGCTTGGCTCCGGTTCGGATGACAGCATTGTCTTTAGCAGCCATCAAGTAGGCATTCCAACACCGAAAACCACTACGCCTTCATTTCTGCTTGTCGATTCTGACGATGATG ATGATTTGTTTGCCACAACGCCGAAACGCCGCGTTCATCCCAAGCCAGATCTTACCACCGTGGTTGGTGCTAGTAAAGCTGGTCCCCCAGTAACCGATCCCCTTCTAAATTTTCAACAGTAA
- the LOC116928761 gene encoding WASH complex subunit 2 isoform X1: MVKIVSMEQIKESEDPNSWTPTCLRKCQSLSLASDVALLKCMQDLSQRMVSSANSLLKDLDSLNEDTTSACVEVEYCIQSLNLISTKQFMEKRVYDEEIPEKKEESTTQTQPAITSIDFVPKIKEAIREGLPAIKLQVENFEYAANGKSSQTLSRGSNNHYSNRSLPYLLGTEEFIDSPTVGVSEGHQFKCESTSNLQPPSHPSNSTLSSVPSSPSLKSNLQVPLPVENRPHSDSDVSSMSEAGGRTSVETKEVDETLKRPGLSNLQDELSARLKNSSGPIVRPSPEAYTTPCAKVPVNGESQRHEVKEVNPRGAVASPQPKTEIASSRDVIQPLKKKTLFDDSSSESDGELFRSNASKVAPSSTSALNPTASKASRVSIAPQPPMGKNNNAAALGRTSNLFGSSDSEDDLFSGAITSNVKSSKSILKSTGKIGTSVSDDEENIFLPKNTTTKNSQSAPSITVALPADKPQSLFDDVDVPDFVQTKPSLPVNAAVPTVNKPQEKLHVQQAKQLGFDQPKQKSLFADSDESDEDLFRNIVAVKNKVPALVVPPTTLSTSPLPDKIVTHSSRHQSTPIQNGDQKEEPSRPASGPDNSNEPVRVESHSKLKSKSSLLFDDDSDDEDLFKGVAVKKYSPPKTNAPVLQNVPKVSKDDSLKEVPVPKPSVHVAEVIGSLDDGDLFSSALPAQPPPLSGTRPVARKPEDPPDGSSVAIAKTTEKSIFPEKKQSIPKTAISSGDSTAKQVAVSSKLSEILPTNTSNDLFGGKSTPIIQPPQRQHIPILNAFEDPDDEDLFGISSSKQVPPPMPIKTSLKSEESENLIKTEELFDATLKQTQSFSRDPVISSKATEKIQTPESDISQSPETEVVPQTSANTVDKIPSRIASLKLSLAKQPNSMPFSNTGSTASTPNDEDGNTPSNAVVRKPFGATPLFGPRSPVKSLPPSPTKTEQKIMLRVEENENNRESEQNNDPLDCLNRQRPKAPSRRLPSRHFRRSKIQDDDDEFPQVEEAHQSPTETTSIPTVVNQVVSEPLSVSEQTKKPTAILVDEVPSQLKPAERSLFDDSDSSDGELFKIKTPANKLSKTEAPVKSGGLKSNAKINSSLLGSGSDDSIVFSSHQVGIPTPKTTTPSFLLVDSDDDDDLFATTPKRRVHPKPDLTTVVGASKAGPPVTDPLLNFQHGQ; this comes from the exons ATGGTTAAAATCGTCTCAATGGAACAAATCAAGGAGAGCGAGGATCCCAATTCGTGGACTCCAACTTGTCTTAGAAAATGCCAATCATTATCGTTAGCGTCAGATGTTGCTTTATTGAAATGCATGCAGGATCTTTCACAG AGAATGGTGTCTAGTGCCAACAGTTTGCTGAAAGACTTGGATTCACTAAATGAGGACACTACTTCAGCATGTGTAGAAGTGGAATACTGCATTCAGAGTTTAAACTTAATATCTACCAAGCAGTTCATGGAGAAACGAGTGTATGATGAAGAAATCCCTGAGAAGAAAGAGGAATCCACTACCCAAACCCAACCTGCAATTACTTCGATAGATTTTGTACCAAAAATTAAAGAAGCCATCAGAGAAGGGCTTCCTGCTATAAAATTGCaagttgaaaattttgaatatGCAGCCAACGGAAAATCGTCTCAGACACTGAGCAGAGGCTCAAACAATCATTACTCCAACAGATCATTGCCTTACTTACTAGGAACAGAAGAGTTCATTGATAGCCCTACTGTTGGAGTTTCAGAAGGACATCAGTTCAAGTGTGAATCAACTTCAAACCTTCAGCCACCTAGCCATCCATCTAACAGCACTTTATCATCAGTACCATCATCCCCTTCTTTGAAGTCAAATTTGCAAGTGCCATTACCCGTTGAGAACAGACCACATTCTGATTCAGATGTTTCCTCTATGTCTGAAGCTGGTGGAAGAACGTCTGTTGAAACCAAAGAAGTAGACGAAACACTAAAGAGACCTGGGCTTAGTAATCTACAAGACGAACTTTCTGCACGATTGAAAAATTCAAGCGGTCCCATCGTGAGGCCTTCGCCAGAAGCATATACTACGCCTTGTGCAAAGGTTCCTGTCAATGGTGAATCTCAGCGTCATGAAGTGAAAGAAGTGAATCCGCGAGGTGCCGTAGCATCACCACAGCCAAAAACTGAAATCGCATCGTctagagatgtcattcaaccactcaaaaagaaaaccttaTTTGACGATAGTAGCAGCGAATCTGACGGTGAGCTTTTCCGGTCGAATGCATCTAAAGTAGCCCCTTCATCTACCAGTGCATTAAATCCAACAGCATCAAAGGCAAGTAGGGTATCAATTGCTCCTCAACCACCTATGGGCAAAAACAATAATGCAGCGGCTTTGGGGCGGACTAGTAACTTATTTGGATCGAGCGATAGCGAGGACGATCTTTTCAGCGGAGCGATTACATCGAACGTAAAGTCTTCAAAATCAATTCTAAAATCAACCGGAAAGATAGGGACGAGTGTTTCCGATGATGAAGAAAATATATTTCTGCCCAAAAACACAACGACGAAAAATTCTCAATCGGCACCTTCAATCACCGTCGCATTGCCTGCCGATAAACCGCAGTCCTTATTCGATGACGTAGACGTGCCtgattttgttcaaacaaaGCCCAGTCTGCCGGTAAATGCAGCTGTACCAACGGTAAACAAACCTCAAGAAAAATTACATGTTCAGCAAGCAAAACAATTAGGATTCGATCaacccaaacaaaaaagtCTTTTTGCAGACAGTGATGAAAGTGATGAAGATCTCTTTCGTAACATTGTGGCAGTCAAGAACAAGGTTCCGGCATTAGTTGTGCCGCCTACGACTTTGTCCACCTCTCCGCTACCAGATAAAATAGTCACACATTCAAGTCGGCATCAGTCTACTCCTATACAAAATGGTGATCAAAAGGAAGAACCAAGTAGGCCAGCATCTGGTCCCGACAATAGCAACGAACCGGTTCGTGTTGAATCACATTCCAAATTAAAGTCAAAATCATCGCTTTTATTTGATGATGACTCGGATGACGAAGATTTGTTCAAAGGAGTTGCAGTAAAGAAGTACTCCCCTCCGAAAACAAATGCTCCTGTTTTGCAGAATGTTCCGAAAGTGTCGAAAGATGATTCATTGAAAGAAGTTCCAGTACCAAAACCATCCGTTCATGTTGCCGAGGTGATTGGAAGCCTTGATGACGGCGACTTGTTTAGTTCTGCTCTGCCGGCCCAACCTCCTCCGTTGTCGGGTACTCGTCCCGTTGCTCGGAAACCTGAAGACCCACCAGACGGATCATCGGTTGCCATTGCCAAGACAACAGAGAAATCGATATTCCCGGAAAAGAAACAGTCGATTCCAAAGACAGCCATAAGCTCCGGTGATTCAACAGCTAAACAAGTAGCTGTTTCTTCAAAGTTATCAGAGATCTTACCGACCAACACTTCAAACGACCTGTTTGGTGGTAAAAGTACTCCTATAATACAACCGCCTCAGCGTCAACATATTCCGATATTGAATGCATTTGAAGATCCTGACGATGAAGATCTTTTTGGGATTTCAAGTTCCAAACAGGTGCCGCCACCTATGCCAATTAAAACCTCGTTGAAATCAGAAGAGAGTGAAAATCTAATAAAAACTGAAGAACTATTTGATGCTACCTTGAAACAAACGCAATCTTTTTCTCGTGATCCCGTAATATCTTCGAAAGCTACCGAGAAAATTCAAACTCCTGAAAGTGATATTAGTCAATCACCGGAGACGGAAGTGGTACCTCAGACCTCAGCCAACACTGTTGATAAGATACCAAGTCGAATAGCCTCGCTGAAGTTGTCTCTCGCTAAGCAACCCAATTCCATGCCATTTTCCAATACTGGCTCTACGGCCAGTACGCCTAATGATGAAGACGGAAACACACCATCGAATGCCGTTGTTCGGAAACCGTTCGGAGCGACGCCGCTTTTCGGTCCTCGCAGTCCCGTGAAAAGCCTTCCACCGAGTCCTACGAAAACGGAACAAAAGATAATGCTACGAGTtgaagagaatgaaaataatagGGAATCTGAACAAAACAATGATCCTCTTGATTGTCTCAATAGACAACGGCCAAAAGCTCCTTCTCGTCGCCTACCTTCACGCCATTTTCGGCGTTCTAAAATCCAGGACGACGACGATGAATTTCCCCAG GTGGAAGAAGCTCATCAGTCTCCCACGGAAACCACATCAATACCCACTGTTGTCAATCAGGTTGTTAGTGAGCCATTATCGGTATCGGAGCAAACTAAAAAGCCGACAGCTATTCTGGTTGATGAGGTGCCTTCACAGTTGAAACCTGCTGAACGATCACTTTTTGATGACTCTGATAGCTCCGATGGggaactttttaaaattaaaacaccAGCAAACAAGTTGTCCAAAACTGAAGCACCTGTGAAATCGGGAGGTTTAAAATCCAATGCAAAAATCAATTCCTCGTTGCTTGGCTCCGGTTCGGATGACAGCATTGTCTTTAGCAGCCATCAAGTAGGCATTCCAACACCGAAAACCACTACGCCTTCATTTCTGCTTGTCGATTCTGACGATGATG ATGATTTGTTTGCCACAACGCCGAAACGCCGCGTTCATCCCAAGCCAGATCTTACCACCGTGGTTGGTGCTAGTAAAGCTGGTCCCCCAGTAACCGATCCCCTTCTAAATTTTCAACA CGGGCAATAA